Proteins from one Tistrella bauzanensis genomic window:
- a CDS encoding NTP transferase domain-containing protein has translation MDFSEHPLDQADGVLLAHAIAVEGRVLKKGHRLDAETIALIRDQGRTQVLGARLGPDDVHEDEAAAQVTEALAGPNVRVARAFTGRVNLYAATRGLVRIDEPMIRAVNRIDESITVATLADDTACEGGEMLATIKIIPFAAPRPALEKVLASIARAGRPAIRIAPWRVIHAALIMTELPHLKEKIYEETARAIGARLMRLGARAPVIERVPHDRTRLARAMADLAREPMDLIVVAGASAIVDRADVIPAALTDIGGTVVRLGMPVDPGNLLMLGRLAGRVVIGAPGCARSPKMNGFDRVLERAAAGEAIEALDIADFGVGGLLKEVGERPLPRAAASPGPRRRGPRAVRNVAGVVLAAGRGTRMGPPNKLVRQIMGKPLIGHVLDAALESRLRALTVVTGPETDVRLAIGGRPVPVVVNEDPAAGMSLSLSLGLADVPDGAEAAVVLLADMPGISARHLDRLIDAYDPDEGRLICVPVYKGRRGNPVLFDRRFFTEMMSQTGDRGAREVIRAHEDVVVEVEMPDAAILGDIDTPEALAAAEAAARAQGLPPASGAPLPTAPTAAAPSVATSPSPTDQG, from the coding sequence ATGGATTTCTCCGAACATCCGCTTGATCAGGCAGACGGCGTTCTGCTGGCCCATGCCATTGCCGTCGAGGGCCGCGTGCTCAAGAAGGGCCACCGGCTGGATGCGGAGACGATTGCCCTGATCCGGGATCAGGGCCGCACCCAGGTTCTGGGCGCGCGCCTGGGCCCCGACGACGTGCATGAGGACGAGGCCGCGGCCCAGGTGACCGAGGCGCTGGCCGGGCCGAATGTACGCGTCGCCCGCGCTTTCACCGGCCGCGTCAACCTGTATGCGGCCACCCGCGGCCTGGTGCGGATCGACGAGCCCATGATCCGGGCGGTCAACCGGATCGATGAGTCCATCACCGTTGCGACCCTGGCCGACGACACCGCCTGCGAGGGCGGCGAGATGCTGGCGACGATCAAGATCATCCCCTTCGCGGCACCCCGCCCGGCGCTTGAGAAGGTGCTGGCATCGATCGCCCGTGCCGGACGGCCGGCGATCCGGATCGCGCCCTGGCGGGTGATCCATGCGGCGCTGATCATGACCGAACTGCCGCATCTGAAAGAGAAGATCTACGAGGAAACCGCGCGCGCCATCGGTGCCCGGTTGATGCGGCTGGGCGCGCGGGCACCGGTGATCGAACGCGTGCCCCACGACCGCACGCGTCTGGCCCGTGCCATGGCCGATCTGGCGCGGGAGCCGATGGATCTCATTGTCGTGGCCGGTGCCTCGGCGATCGTCGATCGGGCCGATGTGATCCCGGCGGCGCTGACCGATATCGGCGGCACGGTGGTGCGGCTGGGCATGCCGGTCGATCCGGGCAATCTGCTGATGCTGGGGCGTCTGGCCGGGCGGGTGGTGATCGGCGCGCCGGGGTGTGCCCGCAGCCCCAAGATGAATGGGTTCGACCGGGTTCTTGAGCGCGCTGCGGCCGGCGAGGCGATCGAGGCCCTCGACATCGCCGATTTCGGTGTCGGCGGACTGCTGAAAGAGGTGGGTGAACGGCCGCTGCCACGGGCCGCCGCCTCTCCCGGTCCGCGCCGGCGGGGCCCGCGGGCGGTGCGCAATGTGGCGGGTGTCGTGCTGGCCGCCGGCCGTGGCACCCGGATGGGACCGCCCAACAAGCTGGTGCGCCAGATCATGGGCAAGCCGCTGATCGGCCATGTGCTGGACGCGGCGCTGGAAAGCCGGCTGCGGGCGCTGACTGTGGTCACCGGCCCCGAAACCGATGTCCGGCTGGCGATCGGCGGCCGGCCGGTGCCGGTGGTGGTGAACGAGGATCCCGCGGCCGGCATGTCGCTGTCGCTGTCGCTGGGGCTGGCCGACGTGCCGGACGGCGCCGAAGCGGCCGTGGTGCTGCTGGCCGACATGCCCGGCATCAGCGCCCGGCACCTGGACCGGCTGATCGATGCCTATGACCCGGATGAGGGCCGGTTGATCTGCGTGCCGGTCTATAAGGGGCGGCGCGGCAATCCCGTCTTGTTCGACCGCCGGTTCTTCACCGAGATGATGTCCCAAACCGGCGATCGTGGCGCCCGCGAGGTGATCCGCGCCCATGAGGATGTGGTCGTCGAGGTGGAGATGCCCGATGCCGCGATCCTGGGCGATATCGACACGCCCGAGGCGCTGGCCGCCGCCGAGGCCGCCGCACGCGCCCAGGGCCTGCCGCCGGCAAGCGGCGCCCCACTGCCGACCGCCCCGACTGCCGCCGCCCCGTCGGTGGCCACCTCCCCCTCCCCCACCGACCAAGGATGA
- a CDS encoding class I SAM-dependent methyltransferase produces the protein MTATTPTAAPETAASVTSVVTDADAAAARTREQSALWAAKAETWVRWARPMEAMATRFNEILLDAAGVAPGHRVLDLASGAGEPAMTLARKVGADGLVIATDLVPAMLPAIRARAGESGLGDVVSVCAADMERLPLADASVDAVVSRFGIMFAPQTDVVMAGIRRVLRPGGRVALMVWTRRSASTMVDVLGSAVDAELGGDDGDHADALTPFRFGSCTRLADTMTEAGLEDIRTDTHNFAPRPRLSDNFWRPQLEMSWGHRLDAAPQTRPLIEARIRAAFAALADAEGRVPLAAEVRVVSAALPRR, from the coding sequence GTGACCGCCACCACCCCGACCGCCGCCCCCGAGACCGCCGCCTCCGTGACCAGTGTTGTCACTGACGCCGACGCTGCCGCCGCCCGCACCCGCGAACAGAGTGCCTTATGGGCCGCGAAGGCCGAGACCTGGGTGCGCTGGGCGCGGCCGATGGAAGCCATGGCGACCCGCTTCAACGAGATTCTGCTGGACGCGGCCGGCGTGGCGCCCGGCCATCGGGTGCTGGATCTGGCGAGCGGCGCGGGTGAACCGGCGATGACGCTGGCCCGCAAGGTCGGCGCCGATGGCCTGGTGATCGCTACCGATCTGGTGCCGGCGATGCTGCCGGCAATCCGCGCCCGCGCCGGAGAGTCCGGGCTTGGCGATGTCGTGTCGGTCTGCGCCGCCGATATGGAGCGCCTGCCGCTGGCCGATGCCAGCGTCGACGCCGTGGTCAGCCGGTTCGGCATCATGTTCGCCCCGCAGACAGACGTGGTGATGGCCGGCATACGCCGGGTGCTGCGTCCGGGCGGGCGGGTGGCGCTGATGGTCTGGACCCGGCGCAGTGCCTCGACCATGGTCGACGTGCTGGGCAGTGCGGTCGATGCCGAGCTTGGTGGCGATGACGGCGATCACGCCGACGCCCTGACCCCGTTCCGTTTCGGCAGTTGCACCCGGCTGGCCGATACGATGACCGAGGCCGGATTGGAGGATATCCGTACCGACACCCACAACTTCGCGCCCCGCCCACGGCTGTCCGACAATTTCTGGCGCCCGCAGCTTGAGATGAGCTGGGGCCATCGCCTGGACGCCGCACCGCAGACCCGACCGCTGATCGAGGCCCGCATCCGCGCGGCCTTCGCGGCCCTGGCCGATGCCGAAGGCCGCGTGCCTCTGGCGGCGGAAGTGCGGGTGGTGTCGGCCGCCCTGCCACGCCGCTGA
- a CDS encoding PadR family transcriptional regulator — MAAKADGGMDVRTLCLGVLTHGEATGYEVKQYFENAFAHFHAAGFGSIYPALATLADEGLVTVTGVERDGRPDKKVYRITAAGEAAFTDALATTRPRQKVRSEFLVLLFFARMMTLDRVEDVLKMKAAFYRQMLDILNRHEEAACGPIGTGPRFTLDFGRAVYGAALAHVEREGPALLEALAREREQPPAPGAAAETDPSTDDGPTGADCHSRDRS; from the coding sequence ATGGCCGCAAAGGCGGATGGTGGCATGGACGTGCGAACGCTGTGCCTTGGCGTGCTGACGCATGGCGAGGCGACCGGCTATGAGGTGAAGCAGTATTTCGAGAACGCCTTCGCGCATTTCCATGCGGCGGGCTTCGGCTCGATCTATCCGGCGCTTGCCACCCTGGCCGACGAGGGCCTGGTGACCGTGACCGGGGTCGAACGTGACGGTCGCCCCGACAAGAAGGTGTATCGCATCACCGCCGCTGGCGAAGCGGCATTCACCGATGCGCTGGCGACAACCCGGCCGCGACAGAAGGTGCGGTCGGAATTCCTGGTGCTGCTGTTCTTCGCACGGATGATGACCCTGGATCGGGTCGAGGACGTGCTGAAGATGAAAGCCGCCTTCTATCGCCAGATGCTCGATATATTGAACCGGCACGAAGAGGCCGCCTGCGGCCCGATCGGTACCGGCCCCCGCTTCACGCTCGACTTTGGCCGTGCCGTCTATGGCGCGGCGCTGGCCCATGTCGAGCGGGAAGGCCCCGCGCTGCTGGAAGCGCTGGCGCGCGAACGCGAACAGCCCCCCGCCCCCGGGGCAGCTGCCGAAACCGATCCCTCAACCGACGATGGCCCGACCGGGGCCGACTGCCACAGCCGGGACCGATCATGA
- a CDS encoding efflux RND transporter periplasmic adaptor subunit → MNRSILLALILAAALGAWMYTGRIEYGFDADAASTADATAAPEAGGDTGADPATSPPAEAGPFTVRTARLSQASQVRDLVVSGHTEMRRVVDLSAESAGRIIELPVAQGVRVEAGDVIARLDRRDLEARSARAKALVDQRRAELKAATALSAKGFQTELRLAEARAQFEAARAERAEIEQDLADSTLNAPFAGFIDRRHVEIGAYVSPGSQIARLLAPEPYLIVAEIAERDIGSLTRGQTARARLADGTEVSGTLAHISRQADPQTRTFRIEIEVGNPDGTLPGGVTAELAIPLDKRPAVLLTPALLSLDARGRVGVKVVDGDDRVAFDVVSILSASDEGVWVTGLDEDARVIVVGQGYVATGERVAPVEVTPAELRGLVPLPREIEDALDAMEMSRAIPAAGMDARSDAEDRS, encoded by the coding sequence ATGAACCGCTCCATCCTGCTTGCCCTGATCCTTGCCGCCGCCCTTGGCGCCTGGATGTATACCGGCCGCATCGAATACGGCTTCGATGCCGATGCAGCGTCGACCGCCGACGCGACAGCCGCGCCGGAGGCAGGTGGCGATACCGGTGCCGATCCGGCCACATCGCCACCGGCAGAGGCCGGACCGTTCACCGTGCGCACCGCGCGGCTGTCGCAGGCATCGCAGGTGCGTGACCTGGTGGTCAGCGGCCATACCGAGATGCGCAGGGTGGTCGACCTGTCGGCGGAAAGCGCCGGCCGGATCATCGAACTGCCGGTGGCGCAGGGCGTGCGGGTAGAGGCTGGCGACGTGATCGCCCGTCTGGATCGCCGTGATCTGGAGGCCCGCAGCGCCCGCGCCAAGGCATTGGTCGATCAGCGCCGGGCGGAGTTGAAAGCGGCGACGGCGCTCAGCGCCAAGGGCTTTCAGACCGAGCTCCGGCTGGCCGAGGCCCGCGCCCAGTTCGAGGCGGCCCGCGCCGAACGTGCCGAGATCGAGCAGGATCTGGCCGACAGCACGCTTAACGCGCCCTTCGCAGGCTTCATCGATCGCCGCCATGTCGAGATCGGCGCCTATGTATCGCCCGGCAGCCAGATCGCCCGCCTGCTGGCGCCCGAGCCCTATCTGATCGTGGCCGAGATCGCCGAGCGCGACATCGGCTCGCTCACCCGCGGCCAGACCGCGCGCGCGCGGCTGGCCGACGGCACCGAGGTTTCGGGCACACTCGCCCATATCAGCCGCCAGGCCGATCCCCAGACCCGGACCTTCCGCATCGAGATCGAGGTCGGCAATCCCGACGGCACCCTGCCCGGGGGCGTCACGGCCGAACTGGCGATACCGCTGGACAAGCGACCGGCTGTCCTGCTGACCCCTGCCCTGCTGTCGCTGGACGCTCGCGGCCGGGTGGGCGTGAAGGTCGTGGATGGCGACGATCGCGTGGCATTCGACGTGGTGTCGATTCTGTCGGCCAGCGACGAGGGGGTCTGGGTGACCGGGCTTGACGAGGATGCGCGCGTGATCGTGGTCGGCCAGGGATATGTCGCGACCGGCGAGCGTGTGGCACCGGTGGAGGTGACGCCGGCCGAACTGCGCGGCCTGGTGCCGCTGCCCAGGGAGATCGAGGACGCGCTCGACGCCATGGAGATGTCGCGGGCAATCCCGGCGGCCGGCATGGACGCGCGGTCGGATGCGGAGGACCGCTCGTGA
- a CDS encoding efflux RND transporter permease subunit, with product MRALINACLARTRTVMSLLVLLLISGAVAYNDIPKESDPDVAIPILYITMKHDGISPEDAERLLVRPMEQELRSIEGLKEMRATAEEGFATVVLEFEAGFDVEKAKRDVREQMDIAKVELPGETEEPELNEVNVALFPILVVTLSGDVDERLLIRLGRDLKDKIAALPGVLEVDVAGDREDLAEIVVDPRALDSYGISQDELVQLVGRNNQLVPAGALDSDAGRVSIKVPGLIQSVDDILDMPVKAVDGRVVTFRDIAVGQRGFKDPASIARVDGRPAIALEVTKRIGVNIIDTIDEVRALAEAESALYPDGVEVSYSQDKSEQIKIMLSDLSSNVASAIILVMIVVLAALGLRSAILVGIAIPGSFLTGMLVLSSMGLTVNIVVLFALILAVGMLVDGAIVVTEYADRRMLEGAHRVTAYREASNRMAWPIISSTATTLAAFLPLLFWPGIVGEFMKYLPITLIVTLTASLAMALVFVPVTGSIIGKPTAGSSRVAEMMQAAEEGDIRSVGGMAGLYVRTLDKAVRYPWVVIAIAITTAVLVFTAYGTFGRGIEFFPKVEPDNAQVQIRARGNMSIQEKDALVREVEAEVLELDGFKTVYTRTGTIRGEDFPADTIGIITLEFADWRTRPHASEILQTIRERTAEHPGLVVEAREEESGPPVGKVIQIELSSRTPEALPDAVEHVLKGLNAVGGLIDIADSRPVPGIEWEMVVDRAQASRFGADVMGVGNAVRFVTQGVNVGTYRPDDTDDEVEIRVRFPEVDRTGDRLDQLRVQTAMGQTPISNFVIRRAAPTQGTIERVDARRVLTVDADVPDGVLPDNKMRKIRAWIAANPLDPQVEIAYKGEDEEQRAAQEFLSRAFGIALFLIAIILVTQFNSFYQTALVLSAVVFSSLGVLIGMMATAQPFGIVMAGIGLIALAGIVVNNNIVLIDTYNEIRARGVGAVEAALRTGAQRLRPVILTTVTTMLGLVPMMLSVNVDIPNRVIAVGAPSTQWWTQLSTAIVYGLGFATLLTLILTPSMLVLGDRVGAWARRIIRREPRPAA from the coding sequence GTGAGGGCGCTGATCAACGCCTGCCTCGCCCGCACCCGCACGGTGATGAGCCTGCTGGTGCTGCTGCTGATTTCCGGCGCGGTGGCCTATAACGACATCCCGAAGGAAAGCGACCCGGATGTCGCGATCCCGATCCTGTACATCACCATGAAGCATGACGGCATTTCGCCGGAAGATGCCGAACGGCTGCTGGTGCGGCCGATGGAACAGGAATTGCGGTCGATCGAGGGCCTGAAGGAGATGCGGGCGACGGCCGAGGAAGGCTTCGCCACCGTCGTTCTGGAATTCGAGGCCGGATTCGACGTCGAAAAAGCCAAGCGCGATGTCCGTGAGCAGATGGATATCGCCAAGGTCGAACTGCCCGGCGAGACCGAGGAACCCGAACTGAACGAGGTCAATGTCGCGCTGTTCCCGATTCTGGTCGTCACCCTGTCGGGCGATGTCGATGAACGGCTGCTGATCCGGCTGGGGCGCGATCTGAAGGACAAGATCGCGGCTCTTCCTGGCGTGCTGGAGGTCGATGTCGCCGGCGATCGCGAGGATCTGGCCGAGATCGTGGTCGATCCGCGGGCGCTCGACAGCTATGGCATCTCGCAGGACGAACTGGTGCAACTGGTCGGCCGCAACAATCAGTTGGTGCCGGCCGGCGCACTCGACAGCGATGCCGGCCGCGTGTCGATCAAGGTGCCCGGTCTGATCCAATCGGTCGACGACATCCTCGACATGCCGGTGAAGGCGGTGGACGGGCGGGTGGTCACCTTCCGCGACATCGCGGTCGGCCAGCGCGGCTTCAAGGATCCGGCATCCATTGCCCGCGTCGACGGCCGGCCGGCGATCGCGCTGGAGGTCACCAAACGCATCGGCGTGAACATCATCGACACGATCGACGAGGTCCGGGCACTGGCCGAGGCCGAAAGCGCGCTGTATCCCGACGGCGTGGAGGTTTCGTACAGCCAGGACAAATCCGAGCAGATCAAGATCATGCTGTCGGATCTGTCGAGCAATGTCGCGAGCGCCATCATTCTGGTGATGATCGTGGTGCTGGCCGCCCTCGGCCTGCGCTCGGCAATCCTGGTCGGCATCGCCATTCCGGGATCGTTCCTCACCGGCATGCTGGTGCTGTCGTCGATGGGGTTGACCGTCAACATCGTCGTCCTGTTCGCCCTGATCCTGGCCGTGGGCATGCTGGTGGATGGCGCGATCGTGGTGACCGAATATGCCGACCGGCGGATGCTGGAAGGTGCGCATCGGGTCACTGCCTATCGCGAAGCCTCGAACCGCATGGCCTGGCCGATCATCTCGTCGACCGCAACCACGCTCGCGGCCTTCCTGCCACTGCTGTTCTGGCCGGGCATCGTCGGCGAATTCATGAAATATCTGCCGATCACCCTGATCGTCACGCTCACCGCCTCGCTCGCCATGGCGCTGGTGTTCGTGCCGGTGACCGGCAGCATCATCGGCAAGCCCACCGCCGGCAGCAGCCGGGTCGCCGAGATGATGCAGGCGGCCGAGGAAGGCGATATCCGCTCGGTCGGCGGCATGGCCGGGCTGTATGTCCGCACTCTGGACAAGGCGGTGCGCTATCCGTGGGTCGTGATCGCGATCGCGATCACGACTGCGGTTCTGGTGTTCACGGCCTATGGCACCTTCGGCCGCGGTATCGAATTCTTCCCCAAGGTCGAGCCCGACAACGCCCAGGTCCAGATCCGGGCGCGCGGCAATATGTCGATCCAGGAAAAGGACGCCCTGGTCCGCGAGGTGGAAGCCGAGGTTCTGGAACTGGACGGGTTCAAGACCGTCTATACCCGCACCGGCACGATCCGTGGCGAGGATTTCCCTGCCGATACCATCGGCATCATCACCCTGGAATTCGCCGACTGGCGGACCCGCCCACATGCCAGCGAGATCCTGCAGACCATCCGCGAGCGCACCGCCGAACATCCGGGGCTGGTGGTCGAGGCCCGCGAAGAGGAATCAGGGCCCCCGGTCGGCAAGGTGATCCAGATCGAGCTGTCCAGCCGCACGCCCGAAGCCCTGCCCGATGCGGTCGAGCATGTTCTGAAGGGGTTGAACGCCGTCGGTGGCTTGATCGACATCGCCGACAGCCGGCCGGTGCCGGGTATCGAATGGGAGATGGTGGTCGACCGTGCCCAGGCGAGCCGGTTCGGCGCCGATGTCATGGGCGTGGGCAATGCCGTGCGCTTCGTGACCCAGGGCGTGAATGTCGGCACCTACCGCCCCGACGATACCGATGACGAGGTCGAGATCCGGGTGCGCTTCCCCGAGGTCGACCGCACCGGCGACCGGCTGGACCAGTTGCGGGTACAGACCGCCATGGGCCAGACGCCGATCAGTAATTTCGTCATCCGCCGCGCCGCGCCCACCCAGGGCACCATCGAACGGGTGGATGCCCGCCGGGTGCTGACGGTGGATGCCGACGTGCCGGATGGCGTCCTGCCCGACAACAAGATGCGCAAGATCCGTGCCTGGATCGCCGCCAACCCGCTCGATCCGCAGGTGGAGATCGCCTATAAGGGCGAGGATGAGGAACAGCGCGCCGCGCAGGAATTCCTCAGCCGCGCCTTCGGCATCGCGTTGTTCCTGATCGCGATCATCCTGGTCACGCAGTTCAACAGCTTCTACCAGACCGCACTGGTGCTCTCGGCGGTGGTGTTCTCGTCGCTGGGCGTGCTGATCGGCATGATGGCGACGGCGCAGCCCTTTGGCATCGTGATGGCCGGCATCGGGCTGATTGCGCTGGCCGGCATCGTGGTCAACAACAATATCGTGCTGATCGATACCTATAACGAGATCCGCGCGCGTGGCGTGGGTGCTGTGGAAGCGGCGCTGCGCACCGGCGCTCAGCGCCTGCGGCCGGTGATACTGACCACCGTCACCACCATGCTGGGGCTGGTGCCGATGATGCTGTCGGTCAATGTCGACATTCCCAACCGGGTGATCGCGGTCGGCGCGCCATCCACCCAGTGGTGGACGCAGTTGTCGACCGCCATCGTCTATGGCCTGGGCTTCGCCACCCTGCTGACCCTGATCCTGACCCCATCCATGCTGGTGCTGGGCGACCGGGTCGGCGCCTGGGCGCGGCGGATCATCCGGCGCGAGCCGCGGCCCGCCGCATGA
- a CDS encoding DeoR/GlpR family DNA-binding transcription regulator, which translates to MLQDERHQRILAMLATFGRMSTDRIAADLAVSRETVRRDVLELDARGALRRVHGGVVSIEPPAEPSLGERVLIRQAQKRSIARAAASIVRAGQTLFIDAGTTVSALAAELATLNGLTIITNSFDVATRIMATGREDRGHRVFQIGGQVAPGAAATLGAAAIAAIARYRVDMAMLSPVGIDSTDGATSFDHDEAEIARAMTDRADRVVILADHAKIGQRSRVSYCSPHRIDLLVTDMGARDLAELDRLRQLVGEVIIG; encoded by the coding sequence ATGCTTCAGGACGAACGCCATCAGCGCATCCTGGCCATGCTCGCAACCTTCGGCCGGATGTCGACCGACAGGATCGCGGCGGATCTGGCGGTGTCGCGTGAGACGGTGCGCCGCGATGTTCTGGAACTCGATGCCCGGGGCGCGCTGCGCCGGGTGCATGGCGGCGTGGTCTCGATCGAACCGCCCGCCGAACCGTCGCTGGGCGAACGGGTGCTGATCCGTCAGGCGCAGAAGCGGAGCATCGCCCGCGCGGCCGCATCGATCGTGCGCGCCGGTCAGACCCTGTTCATCGATGCCGGCACCACGGTATCGGCATTGGCCGCTGAACTGGCCACCCTCAACGGCCTGACCATCATCACCAATTCCTTCGACGTCGCCACGCGCATCATGGCCACGGGGCGCGAGGATCGCGGCCATCGCGTGTTCCAGATCGGCGGCCAGGTCGCCCCCGGCGCCGCGGCCACGCTGGGGGCCGCGGCCATCGCCGCTATCGCGCGCTATCGGGTCGACATGGCCATGCTGTCGCCGGTCGGCATCGACAGCACGGATGGCGCCACGAGTTTCGATCATGACGAGGCCGAGATCGCGCGCGCGATGACCGATCGGGCCGATCGGGTGGTGATCCTGGCCGATCACGCCAAGATCGGCCAGCGCAGCCGGGTCAGCTATTGCAGCCCCCATCGGATCGATCTGCTGGTCACCGACATGGGCGCGCGCGATCTGGCCGAACTCGACCGGCTCCGCCAGTTGGTCGGCGAGGTCATCATCGGATGA
- a CDS encoding CDP-alcohol phosphatidyltransferase family protein has product MFDIIIRRRIDPALNRIGHRLASAGITADALTLTGFGIGLGAVPALALHAFWIALGCILVNRIADGLDGAVARAALARAGPPATAVGPAAGTDRGGFLDIACDFLFYAAVPFGFALADPAANALPAAFLIVGFVGTGSSFLAFAAIAARRRLPPAPHTGLKAIHYLGGLTEGTETIALFIVICLWPGLFPWAAWIFGSLCLLTTATRFAAAMRQFR; this is encoded by the coding sequence ATGTTCGACATCATCATCCGCCGCCGGATCGACCCGGCCCTGAACCGGATCGGCCACAGACTGGCCAGCGCCGGCATCACCGCCGATGCCCTGACCCTGACGGGGTTCGGGATCGGGCTCGGCGCCGTGCCGGCGCTGGCGTTGCACGCATTCTGGATCGCACTTGGTTGCATTCTGGTTAACCGGATTGCAGATGGGCTCGATGGTGCTGTGGCACGTGCCGCCCTGGCACGCGCCGGTCCGCCGGCGACGGCCGTTGGCCCGGCTGCCGGCACCGATCGCGGCGGGTTTCTGGACATCGCTTGTGACTTTCTGTTCTACGCGGCCGTGCCCTTCGGCTTCGCGCTGGCCGACCCGGCCGCCAATGCTCTGCCGGCGGCCTTTCTGATCGTCGGCTTCGTCGGTACCGGATCCAGCTTTCTCGCCTTCGCCGCCATCGCGGCCCGGCGCCGCCTGCCACCGGCGCCGCACACCGGCCTGAAGGCGATCCACTATCTGGGCGGGCTGACCGAGGGCACCGAGACCATCGCCCTGTTCATCGTGATCTGCCTGTGGCCGGGCCTGTTTCCATGGGCGGCATGGATCTTCGGCAGCCTGTGCCTGCTGACCACCGCAACCCGCTTCGCCGCGGCGATGCGGCAGTTCCGATGA
- a CDS encoding type 1 glutamine amidotransferase domain-containing protein, translating to MTAIDQARVLILATDGYERAELVQPRDDLRRRGAEVRVAAPRSGRIRSWDKTDWGDEADVDLTVADVAIDDFDALILPGGQINPDTLRQDRDAVKLVADFVASGKPVAAICHGPWMLVEADVLRGRTVTSYPSIATDVKNAGATWIDEEVVTDQGIVTSRNPGDLPAFIDKLVEEIGEGRHAR from the coding sequence ATGACCGCGATCGATCAGGCCCGGGTTCTGATTCTGGCCACCGATGGATATGAGCGCGCCGAACTGGTTCAACCGCGCGACGACCTGCGCCGCCGCGGTGCCGAGGTGCGGGTCGCCGCCCCCAGATCCGGCCGCATCCGCAGTTGGGACAAGACCGACTGGGGAGATGAGGCCGATGTCGACCTGACGGTCGCCGATGTCGCGATCGACGACTTCGATGCCCTGATCCTGCCCGGCGGCCAGATCAACCCCGACACGCTGCGTCAGGACCGGGATGCGGTGAAACTGGTGGCGGATTTCGTCGCCAGCGGCAAACCGGTGGCGGCCATCTGCCACGGCCCGTGGATGCTTGTCGAGGCCGATGTCCTGCGCGGCAGGACCGTGACCTCCTATCCCTCCATCGCCACCGACGTCAAGAATGCCGGCGCCACCTGGATCGACGAAGAGGTCGTGACCGATCAGGGCATCGTCACCTCGCGTAATCCGGGCGACCTGCCGGCCTTCATCGACAAGCTGGTCGAGGAGATCGGCGAAGGCCGCCATGCCCGTTGA
- a CDS encoding LysR family transcriptional regulator, translating to MSLNFRHVKYFVATATLGQVSRAAKELSISQSAITSAIKELEAETGTRLFDRTAHGMELTDAGRRFLAAGYRILASIEEALHPGTTDDELSGTLSVAASYTVLGYFLPQHLERLERRYPNLRIQLYELSREMIEDGLVTNRFDMAVVLTSNVNNPELVTETLMSSQRRLWLPAGHPLLGGGRVRFADIAAEPYIMLTVDEAAHSALKYWNRSSLQPNIRLRTSSIEAVRSTVANGQGISILSDMVYRPWSLEGKRIETVVMAEEVPPMNVGLAWRQGVDLTPAMKLFRGYFAEVYQTPQSMLPR from the coding sequence ATGTCGCTGAACTTCCGTCACGTGAAGTACTTCGTTGCCACCGCCACGCTGGGGCAGGTATCGCGAGCCGCCAAGGAATTGTCGATTTCGCAATCGGCCATCACCTCGGCGATCAAGGAACTGGAAGCGGAAACCGGCACCCGGCTGTTCGACCGCACCGCCCATGGCATGGAACTGACCGATGCCGGGCGGCGCTTTCTGGCCGCCGGCTATCGGATTCTGGCCAGTATCGAGGAAGCGCTGCACCCCGGCACGACGGATGACGAGTTGTCAGGGACGCTGTCGGTGGCCGCCAGCTATACCGTGCTGGGCTATTTCCTGCCGCAGCACCTTGAGCGACTGGAGCGTCGCTATCCCAATCTGCGCATTCAATTGTATGAACTCAGCCGTGAGATGATCGAGGATGGGCTGGTGACCAACCGCTTCGATATGGCGGTGGTGCTGACGTCGAACGTCAACAATCCGGAACTGGTCACCGAGACCCTGATGTCGAGCCAGCGGCGGCTGTGGCTACCCGCCGGCCACCCACTGCTCGGCGGCGGCCGGGTCCGGTTCGCCGATATCGCAGCCGAGCCTTATATCATGCTGACAGTGGACGAAGCGGCACATTCGGCCCTGAAATACTGGAACCGCTCGTCTCTCCAGCCGAATATCCGGCTGCGTACCTCGTCGATCGAGGCCGTGCGCTCGACCGTCGCCAATGGCCAGGGCATCTCGATCCTGTCCGACATGGTCTATCGGCCGTGGTCGTTGGAGGGCAAACGCATCGAAACCGTGGTGATGGCGGAAGAGGTGCCGCCGATGAATGTCGGCCTCGCCTGGCGCCAGGGAGTGGACCTGACGCCGGCGATGAAGCTGTTCCGCGGCTATTTCGCCGAGGTCTATCAAACCCCGCAAAGCATGCTGCCGCGTTGA